The following proteins are encoded in a genomic region of Corallococcus silvisoli:
- a CDS encoding aspartate carbamoyltransferase catalytic subunit: MRHLLGIAGWRRDELEALLDRAQAHLPGGPDASHVLRGRVVANLFFEDSTRTRSSFEVAARKLGADVLNWSYAGSSVSKGETLLDTARNIEAMGPAAIIIRHRSSGAPSLVARHVKCAVVNAGDGAHEHPSQALLDAFTLRQRWGALEGRTVLIVGDVLHSRVARSNLVCLKALGARVVLCGPPTLLPPGLEEMGGEVTHQLDAVLPQADAVMCLRLQTERMSEAFLPSQREYSRLFGLTPARAERMKPDAPVLHPGPINRGVELSPAVADGPRSVILDQVANGVAVRRAILEVCAS; encoded by the coding sequence ATGAGACATCTTCTCGGAATCGCAGGCTGGCGGCGGGACGAGCTGGAAGCGCTGCTCGACCGCGCACAGGCACACCTGCCCGGCGGACCGGATGCGTCGCACGTGTTGCGGGGCCGCGTCGTGGCGAACCTCTTCTTCGAGGACTCCACCCGGACGCGCTCCTCCTTCGAGGTGGCGGCGCGCAAGCTGGGGGCGGACGTCCTCAACTGGAGCTACGCGGGCTCCTCGGTGTCCAAGGGGGAGACGCTCCTGGACACGGCGCGCAACATCGAGGCCATGGGCCCGGCGGCCATCATCATCCGCCACCGCTCCTCGGGGGCGCCGAGCCTGGTGGCCCGGCACGTGAAGTGCGCGGTGGTCAACGCGGGCGACGGCGCCCATGAGCACCCGTCCCAGGCGCTGCTGGACGCCTTCACGCTGCGCCAGCGCTGGGGCGCGCTGGAGGGGCGCACGGTGCTGATCGTGGGCGACGTGCTGCACAGCCGCGTGGCGCGCTCCAACCTCGTGTGCCTGAAGGCCCTGGGGGCGCGTGTCGTGCTCTGCGGGCCGCCCACCCTCCTGCCCCCGGGGCTGGAGGAGATGGGCGGGGAGGTGACGCACCAGCTGGATGCCGTGCTGCCCCAGGCCGATGCGGTGATGTGCCTCCGCCTCCAGACGGAGCGCATGTCCGAGGCCTTCCTGCCCTCCCAGCGGGAGTACTCGCGCCTGTTCGGACTGACGCCCGCCCGCGCGGAGCGGATGAAGCCGGACGCGCCCGTGCTGCACCCGGGCCCCATCAACCGCGGCGTGGAGCTGTCCCCGGCGGTGGCGGACGGGCCCCGCAGCGTCATCCTGGATCAGGTGGCCAACGGCGTCGCGGTGCGCCGGGCCATCCTGGAGGTGTGCGCATCATGA
- the lepB gene encoding signal peptidase I, with protein sequence MSTASPSAKLGAAMAARRTPEQLKARRQLMWRELLTSLWAPLCGVGLAFIPYVTLIEMAPGTASWAQPLMKGFGLLMVVAFVGLLVWRNASRKESQLRTLRHEARELIAEDERILVRVGTKVPASVADRLTEQALRVESASVAGEVEPLRAELKALETLTQEHLGAYRKQSVWDFVGGFGKALLIALVIRTVLVEPYRIPSGSMLPTLQIGDQVFVNKFIYGVRIPFMNVVPFRIVRAPQRGDVIVFNNPVDESKDFIKRVVGIPGDTVEIVDGVVRINGEVQPRTLVTPDYVVHNQDDTTGRWFDQEEVLYREDLDGVVHAALQHPMRLPGREHEGPYKVPANSVFVMGDNRDNSADSRYNLGGPGGAEVAYVPYGHIKGKAMVVWLSLGWGGLLGNLFGGTGLRVERFFEPVR encoded by the coding sequence ATGAGCACGGCCAGTCCTTCCGCGAAGCTGGGAGCGGCCATGGCCGCGCGCCGCACCCCCGAGCAGCTCAAGGCCCGGCGCCAGTTGATGTGGCGCGAGCTGCTCACCAGCCTGTGGGCCCCGCTGTGTGGCGTGGGCCTGGCGTTCATCCCCTACGTCACGCTGATTGAGATGGCGCCGGGCACCGCGTCCTGGGCCCAGCCCCTGATGAAGGGGTTCGGCCTGCTGATGGTCGTGGCCTTCGTGGGCCTGCTGGTGTGGCGCAACGCCTCCCGGAAGGAGTCGCAGCTGCGCACGCTGCGCCACGAGGCGCGCGAGCTCATCGCGGAGGACGAGCGCATCCTCGTTCGCGTGGGGACCAAGGTGCCCGCGTCCGTGGCGGACCGCCTCACCGAGCAGGCCCTGCGCGTGGAGTCCGCGTCCGTGGCGGGCGAAGTGGAGCCCCTCCGCGCGGAGCTCAAGGCCCTGGAGACGCTCACCCAGGAGCACCTGGGCGCGTACCGGAAGCAGTCCGTGTGGGACTTCGTGGGCGGCTTCGGCAAGGCGCTGCTCATCGCGCTGGTCATCCGCACCGTGCTGGTGGAGCCGTACCGCATCCCCTCCGGCTCCATGCTGCCCACGCTCCAGATTGGCGATCAGGTCTTCGTCAACAAGTTCATCTACGGGGTGCGCATCCCGTTCATGAACGTGGTGCCCTTCCGCATCGTGCGGGCGCCGCAGCGCGGGGACGTCATCGTCTTCAACAACCCCGTGGACGAGTCCAAGGACTTCATCAAGCGCGTCGTCGGCATCCCCGGCGACACGGTGGAGATCGTCGATGGCGTGGTGCGCATCAACGGAGAGGTCCAGCCCCGCACGCTGGTGACGCCGGACTACGTGGTGCACAACCAGGACGACACGACCGGCCGCTGGTTCGACCAGGAGGAGGTCCTCTATCGCGAGGACCTGGACGGCGTGGTGCACGCGGCCCTCCAGCACCCCATGCGCCTGCCCGGCCGTGAGCACGAGGGGCCCTACAAGGTTCCGGCCAACAGCGTCTTCGTGATGGGAGACAACCGGGACAACAGCGCGGACAGCCGCTACAACCTGGGGGGCCCTGGCGGCGCGGAGGTCGCCTATGTCCCGTATGGCCACATCAAGGGCAAGGCCATGGTGGTCTGGCTGTCGCTCGGTTGGGGCGGCCTGCTGGGCAACCTGTTTGGCGGCACGGGGCTGCGCGTCGAGCGCTTCTTCGAACCGGTGCGCTGA
- the lepA gene encoding translation elongation factor 4 has product MPAENAHIRNFCIIAHIDHGKSTLADRLLEKTGTLTKREAQAQFLDNMDIERERGITIKAQSVRMTYTAKDGQNYVLNLIDTPGHVDFAYEVSRSLAACEGALLVVDASQGVEAQTLANVYMALDHNLEIIPVINKIDLPSADVERTRGEIEDVIGIDASVAVPASAKEGIGIHDILESVVQRVPPPTGSPSAPLKALIFDSWYDNYRGVVTLVRVLEGTLKLKQKIKMFSNNKVFEVQELGVFSPFSRPVTQLIAGEVGVLVANVKELQDAKVGDTVTEEARPTEQPFPGFKEVKPMVFSGIFPVDSADYENLRDALAKLTLNDSAFTYEPESSTALGFGFRCGYLGLLHMEIVQERLEREYNLNLITTAPSVVYRITTSKGDVMLVDNPAKLPPTQNIAKFEEPILTCHIHVPNEHLGSILKLCQDRRGVQKDIKYLGSSGTRVQVTYEMPMAEVVFDFFDRLKSVSRGYASLDYELSDYAEADLAKLDILINGEPVDALSVIVHRERAYLRGREVCEKLKEVIPKQMYEVAIQAAIGAKIISRETISAMRKNVLAKCYGGDISRKRKLLEKQKEGKKRMKQVGTVEIPQEAFLAVLKTEQ; this is encoded by the coding sequence ATGCCGGCTGAAAACGCGCACATCCGCAACTTTTGCATCATCGCCCACATCGACCATGGAAAGTCGACGCTGGCCGACCGCCTCCTGGAGAAGACAGGCACGCTGACGAAGCGTGAGGCGCAGGCCCAGTTCCTCGACAACATGGACATCGAGCGAGAGCGGGGCATCACCATCAAGGCCCAGTCCGTGCGGATGACGTACACCGCCAAGGACGGCCAGAACTACGTCCTCAACCTCATCGACACGCCGGGGCACGTGGACTTCGCCTACGAGGTGAGCCGCAGCCTCGCCGCGTGCGAGGGCGCGCTGCTCGTGGTGGACGCCAGCCAGGGCGTGGAGGCGCAGACGCTCGCCAACGTCTACATGGCGCTGGACCACAACCTGGAGATCATCCCGGTCATCAACAAGATCGACCTGCCGTCCGCGGACGTGGAGCGCACGCGCGGGGAGATTGAAGACGTCATCGGCATCGACGCGTCCGTCGCGGTGCCTGCCTCCGCGAAGGAGGGCATCGGCATCCACGACATCCTGGAGTCGGTAGTCCAGCGCGTGCCGCCGCCCACGGGCTCGCCGTCCGCGCCGCTGAAGGCGCTCATCTTCGACTCCTGGTACGACAACTACCGGGGCGTGGTGACGCTGGTGCGCGTGCTGGAAGGCACGCTGAAGCTCAAGCAGAAGATCAAGATGTTCAGCAACAACAAGGTCTTCGAGGTGCAGGAGCTGGGCGTGTTCAGCCCGTTCTCGCGCCCGGTGACCCAGCTCATCGCGGGCGAGGTGGGTGTCCTCGTCGCCAACGTGAAGGAGCTGCAGGACGCGAAGGTCGGCGACACCGTCACGGAGGAGGCGCGGCCCACCGAGCAGCCCTTCCCGGGCTTCAAGGAAGTCAAGCCGATGGTGTTCTCCGGCATCTTCCCGGTGGACTCCGCTGACTACGAGAACCTGCGCGACGCGCTGGCGAAGCTGACGCTCAACGACTCCGCCTTCACCTACGAGCCGGAGTCCTCCACGGCGCTGGGGTTCGGCTTCCGCTGCGGCTACCTGGGCCTGCTCCACATGGAGATCGTCCAGGAGCGCCTGGAGCGCGAGTACAACCTCAACCTCATCACCACGGCGCCGTCCGTGGTCTACCGCATCACCACCAGCAAGGGTGACGTGATGCTGGTGGACAACCCCGCGAAGCTGCCGCCGACGCAGAACATCGCGAAGTTCGAGGAGCCCATCCTCACCTGTCACATCCACGTCCCCAACGAGCACCTGGGCTCCATCCTGAAGCTGTGCCAGGACCGCCGGGGCGTGCAGAAGGACATCAAGTACCTGGGCTCCAGCGGCACGCGCGTGCAGGTCACGTACGAGATGCCCATGGCGGAGGTCGTGTTCGACTTCTTCGACCGGCTCAAGAGCGTGTCGCGCGGCTACGCGAGCCTGGACTACGAGCTGTCGGACTACGCGGAAGCGGACCTGGCCAAGCTGGACATCCTCATCAACGGGGAGCCGGTGGACGCGCTCTCCGTCATCGTGCACCGCGAGCGCGCGTACCTGCGCGGCCGCGAGGTCTGCGAGAAGCTCAAGGAAGTGATTCCCAAGCAGATGTACGAGGTGGCCATCCAGGCCGCCATCGGCGCGAAGATCATCTCCCGCGAGACGATCTCCGCCATGCGCAAGAACGTCCTTGCCAAGTGCTACGGCGGCGACATCAGCCGCAAGCGCAAGCTCCTGGAGAAGCAGAAGGAGGGCAAGAAGCGCATGAAGCAGGTGGGCACGGTGGAGATTCCGCAGGAAGCCTTCCTCGCGGTCCTCAAGACGGAGCAGTAG